A region of Argentina anserina chromosome 5, drPotAnse1.1, whole genome shotgun sequence DNA encodes the following proteins:
- the LOC126794422 gene encoding (-)-germacrene D synthase-like, protein MPYAYVKKDTKIENRVQELKKEVRKTLMTPEESIYIKMSLIDDITRLGVSRHFQEEINEVLQKIHKNPCHGTDLQYDEDLYFTSLRFRLLRQQGYNISCDKFNKFKNGDGKFKESLAKDVVGLLSLYEAAHLMMHGEDILEEALAFATTHLESALNHLSSVLLKLVTHALCQPFWKGLPRVEALHYISIYGDIDSHNTTLLTLAKLDFNLLQKIHQNELNKIARWWKDLDFVNKLPFARNRMVESYFWASAVYFEPEYHLARMIVCKYVCLITVVDDIYDVYGTYEELELFTEAIERWDISAADQLPSYMRVCYEALLNTYTEIEENMYTEIEEQLTKKGNFSRIHYAREAFKVQVRAYIQEAKWFKKKYTPRMEEYMEVECDTSFFCFAVTSFYGLGASVTNDTMDWVFSDPKILKATSVIGRLLNDIVGHKFEHEREHIASSVECYMNQYGVTQEKAKIELMKQVSDAWKDINGEWLQPSASIPKPLLWFIVNLARSAEVLYKNVDMFTHSKTVLQGYLVSLYIKPVAM, encoded by the exons ATGCCATATGCTTATGTG aaaaaagatactaaaattgagAATCGCGTCCAAGAATTAAAGAAAGAAGTGAGGAAGACGTTGATGACTCCAGAGGAAAGTATCTATATAAAGATGAGTTTGATTGATGACATTACACGCTTAGGAGTGTCACGCCACTTTCAAGAAGAGATTAATGAAGTTCTAcaaaaaattcacaaaaatcCATGTCATGGTACCGACCTCCAATATGATGAAGATCTTTACTTCACAAGTCTCCGATTCCGTTTGCTTAGACAACAAGGTTATAACATATCGTGCG ACAAGTTCAACAAGTTCAAAAACGGTGATGGAAAATTCAAGGAATCACTTGCCAAGGATGTAGTAGGACTACTAAGCTTGTATGAGGCCGCACACCTTATGATGCACGGAGAGGACATATTGGAAGAGGCACTAGCATTCGCCACCACTCATCTCGAGTCTGCATTGAACCATTTGAGCTCCGTACTTTTAAAACTAGTAACTCATGCCTTGTGTCAGCCCTTTTGGAAAGGCTTACCAAGGGTAGAAGCACTACATTATATATCTATCTATGGGGATATCGATTCACACAATACAACTCTGTTAACTCTTGCAAAGTTGGATTTCAACCTACTCCAGAAAATCCATCAGAACGAACTAAATAAGATTGCAAG ATGGTGGAAGGACTTGGATTTTGTGAACAAGCTACCTTTTGCTAGAAATAGGATGGTTGAATCTTACTTTTGGGCATCAGCAGTCTACTTTGAACCTGAGTATCACCTTGCTCGGATGATTGTTTGTAAATACGTTTGTTTAATAACCGTCGTTGATGACATTTACGACGTTTATGGAACTTATGAAGAACTAGAGCTCTTTACCGAAGCTATCGAGAG GTGGGACATTTCTGCTGCTGATCAGCTACCAAGTTATATGAGAGTTTGTTATGAGGCGCTGCTAAATACGTATactgaaattgaagaaaatatgtATACTGAAATTGAAGAACAACTTACCAAGAAGGGAAACTTTTCTCGCATTCACTACGCTCGAGAAGCA TTTAAAGTCCAAGTCAGAGCTTACATCCAAGAAGCGAAATGGTTCAAGAAAAAATACACACCAAGAATGGAGGAGTATATGGAAGTAGAATGTGATACATCCTTCTTTTGTTTCGCAGTCACATCATTTTATGGACTAGGAGCTAGTGTTACAAATGACACCATGGATTGGGTGTTCAGCGACCCTAAGATTCTAAAGGCTACATCAGTGATTGGCAGACTCTTAAATGATATAGTTGGCCACAAG TTTGAGCACGAGAGAGAACATATTGCTTCATCAGTGGAATGCTACATGAACCAATATGGTGTCACACAGGAAAAAGCAAAAATTGAGCTAATGAAGCAAGTCAGTGATGCATGGAAAGATATAAATGGAGAGTGGCTCCAGCCCAGCGCAAGTATCCCGAAGCCCCTACTATGGTTCATTGTGAATCTTGCTCGTTCGGCCGAAGTTCTATACAAGAATGTGGATATGTTTACTCATTCTAAAACTGTACTCCAGGGTTATCTTGTCTCTCTATATATCAAACCTGTGGCTATGTAA
- the LOC126794418 gene encoding uncharacterized protein LOC126794418, which yields MDLDPINWYSEPVPVRNFFVPPTSAHYYPPPTQFVTPDDHTLPPPWKGVIDGATGRLYYWNPDTNHSQYDMPVYSIPCPSPYPSHSAAAYPPSVIASSDHVFRSHYPNLAPITYDPTYSAFPSFQPQNDGSPPIPTFQSPSTPIFVPQSTNAQYPSQAAAPNQFLHNPVAPNPNPQPDSTVQACLAAFQKFNHTLTTQMHKCQSQLQDSRVKLVQIRETYAKLRASATSTPSTPQYAPADPTLPAPWRGLINGSSGSLYYWNPETNATQYERPCEQTPLTFPSFDSDAHPSVISLSPSDETDGCDVPISVPALLVVAMNDTTTRTSVDLYCCKDLDLDLPTQGLAEDNSGCTSSLEEHNVINLEANTTTTGLQIFDAIIEVQIPNKEYELFDFNNSEFETTGIEIGGPSVVKEDDSGNSSDNGLKIETLPQSFPIAVAEELNLNSLEPKSDGFVASVDSPFHIGGACSMSLTSTKNLVSVVKAPIMCLMSLTTLAFGGSSSPEKHSDGFSVVQRDWKYDQSSFMVDEANSFTTEAVMTGSRSLPISTIGGSILISKNPYSTLSHGEVILGFNDNIYPVVVFEMSSEDVVVVFVENLNIVHDSMGLSTRNIEPESHNTEAVQSVDDPIPQLLPLQDAFCKPKFGLVCLVCKLGNFDVITPCFDPMIITTSFLHVGTGEDNCGPGVKYADLQLRTKMELDRICGKWKSKAHAVHVSLQSAKELFFTSREGLKLNNEMMICFATGHSDARFWPWLSCCFQFCHCETTTLLPCCGGAFTTMGLWSNLQVLSANGWRNILPTCLNHSNCAVAATTLLVYENLTGVLGYYHSMLALHMESSLKFHVLCSATVQLFVLIDYVLQCPNQDSSSVIVLGATYVKLQDGSYRLQVVVLNARFVCPLDNCCVCYDNHSARMMGLVMVHSFGEALTALHAWINDFSCLLGSRDNVSTSLGINVGNRLLVLIRFELIQAEAHVLNNHETFVLVPSFNIAWDFHIPEFEPAAGHFEVMSFIEEFLVLRCYFFKGTICSERRVCAKYLLCSTLDIVEFWSIVFHFIHQYPCFVHVHEFAELEIVLNHVEEAPGSLDWLADNSNALLLALKLGEVLSAYSLILGTLLPSHFTPSNFFFDDRLSHSFGEDFAKNFPCLYAMIMEVSHLSSSHDHKHGGFAVLLLPLRLPLFYMPLCLSYNDVQCMATVNILVMIFKALGMIVLVASVLVARDVASQSDNSSHESQNDAPAIATLLTFAACVPSASCSLYSPTYTMTPLQFGLAANVVGDNTLVTHIHIPVVMPPNAVLLIVVFWAVLHSLTMKFVILSHRLPISYNKALEVPSNSPHACHRQSAISHACDQPLPDVPPAKVASNLSYLADTNESSLVVLEHAVTLFNQAFTLPPAGSNFSNLRTSLFSRGEDLLGPIFYNLMLVGLVC from the exons ATGGATCTTGATCCTATCAACTGGTATTCAGAGCCAGTTCCGGTGAGGAACTTTTTTGTCCCACCCACCTCCGCCCACTATTACCCGCCGCCGACGCAGTTTGTAACTCCTGATGATCACACCCTCCCGCCGCCATGGAAAGGGGTGATCGACGGTGCTACTGGGCGCTTATACTACTGGAATCCAGACACAAACCACAGCCAATACGACATGCCTGTTTACTCGATTCCTTGTCCATCTCCCTACCCATCACATTCCGCAGCCGCATATCCACCCTCCGTTATTGCTTCCTCCGACCACGTCTTCCGCTCTCACTACCCAAACCTCGCTCCCATAACCTACGACCCAACCTACTCAGCATTTCCTTCCTTTCAGCCGCAAAATGATGGGTCGCCTCCCATTCCAACGTTTCAGTCACCCTCAACCCCCATCTTTGTGCCCCAATCTACTAATGCACAATACCCATCTCAAGCAGCCGCACCCAACCAGTTTCTTCATAATCCAGTCGCACCCAACCCCAACCCACAGCCTGATTCAACAGTACAAGCTTGCCTTGCTGCTTTTCAAAAATTCAACCACACTCTCACGACCCAGATGCACAAGTGTCAGAGTCAACTTCAAGACTCTCGTGTCAAACTGGTGCAAATTCGGGAAACTTACGCCAAACTTCGGGCTTCTGCGACCTCTACACCCAGTACTCCACAGTATGCTCCGGCAGACCCGACGCTCCCAGCCCCTTGGAGAGGTTTAATTAATGGTTCATCGGGTTCTCTGTACTATTGGAATCCGGAAACTAACGCAACCCAGTATGAGCGGCCATGTGAACAAACTCCACTGACCTTCCCTTCCTTCGACTCTGACGCTCACCCATCCGTCATTTCTCTCAGTCCTTCCGACGAAACCGACGGTTGCGATGTGCCAATCTCTGTTCCCGCACTGCTCGTCGTGGCAATGAATGATACTACAACGAGGACCAGTGTCGACCTCtactgttgtaaggatttggatttggatttgccgACCCAAGGCCTGGCAGAGGATAACTCAGGTTGTACCTCGTCTTTGGAGGAGCATAACGTCATCAATTTGGAAGCAAATACAACGACGACGGGCCTCCAAATTTTTGATGCTATTATTGAGGTACAAATCCCAAACAAAGAGTATGAGTTATTCGATTTTAATAATTCTGAATTTGAAACGACTGGTATTGAAATTGGGGGTCCTAGTGTGGTCAAAGAAGATGATAGTGGTAATTCTAGTGATAATGGTCTTAAGATCGAGACTCTTCCACAATCCTTCCCCATAGCCGTTGCCGAGGAGCTCAACCTCAATTCACTGGAACCCAAAAGCGACGGCTTTGTTGCCTCTGTTGACTCTCCATTCCACATTGGAGGAGCGTGTTCGATGAGTTTAACTTCAACCAAGAATCTAGTCTCAGTTGTTAAGGCACCGATTATGTGTTTGATGAGTTTAACTACCCTTGCATTTGGTGGTAGCTCCTCACCTGAGAAGCACAGTGATGGGTTTTCTGTTGTTCAACGGGATTGGAAGTATGATCAGTCCAGTTTTATGGTTGATGAAGCAAATTCCTTCACCACAGAAGCTGTTATGACTGGGTCTCGGTCACTACCAATTTCTACAATCGGAGGTAGTATTCTAATCTCAAAGAACCCATATTCTACTCTGTCACATGGTGAAGTGATTTTAGGCTTCAATGATAATATTTATCCTGTTGTGGTATTTGAAATGAGTAGTGaggatgttgttgttgtttttgttgagAATTTGAATATTGTGCATGATAGCATGGGTCTTAGCACAAGAAATATTGAGCCTGAGTCTCATAATACTGAAGCGGTGCAGAGTGTTGATGATCCTATACCCCAGCTGCTACCCTTGCAGGATGCATTTTGTAAACCAAAGTTTGGTTTGGTGTGTCTCGTTTGCAAATTGGGAAATTTTGATGTCATAACACCCTGTTTTGACCCCATGATTATTACTACTAGCTTCTTGCATGTTGGTACTGGTGAAGATAATTGTGGCCCTGGAGTTAAATATGCAGATTTACAACTGCGTACTAAAATGGAGTTAGATAGAATCTGTGGGAAATGGAAATCCAAAGCTCATGCCGTGCATGTTAGTTTACAGAGTGCAAAAGAGTTGTTTTTCACCTCTAGGGAAGGGCTAAAGCTTAATAATGAGATGATGATATGTTTTGCTACTGGACATTCTGATGCAAGGTTTTGGCCTTGGCTATCTTGTTGCTTCCAATTTTGTCATTGTGAAACAACCACTCTGCTTCCTTGTTGTGGAGGAGCATTTACCACAATGGGTTTATGGAGTAATTTACAGGTGTTAAGTGCAAATGGCTGGCGGAACATCTTGCCCACTTGTTTGAACCATTCTAATTGTGCTGTTGCTGCAACCACTCTTCTAGTGTATGAGAATTTGACTGGAGTACTTGGATATTATCATAGTATGTTGGCACTCCACATGGAGTCATCTTTAAAATTCCATGTCTTGTGTAGTGCTACTGTTCAACTATTTGTGCTCATTGACTATGTTCTTCAATGTCCCAATCAAGACAGCTCCTCAGTAATCGTACTTGGTGCTACGTATGTGAAACTACAAGACGGTTCATACAGACTTCAAGTTGTAGTGTTGAATGCCAGATTTGTTTGCCCACTAGACAATTGTTGTGTCTGCTATGATAATCATTCTGCTAGGATGATGGGACTTGTAATG GTTCACTCTTTTGGGGAAGCTCTCACTGCATTACATGCTTGGATCAATGATTTCTCTTGCTTATTGGGCTCTAGGGATAATGTTTCAACTTCACTTGGAATTAATGTTGGAAATCGGTTATTGGTACTGATAAGGTTTGAGCTGATTCAGGCAGAGGCCCATGTGCTGAACAATCATGAGACTTTTGTACTCGTGCCATCATTTAATATTGCCTGGGATTTTCATATTCCTGAATTTGAGCCTGCTGCTGGTCATTTTGAGGTGATGAGTTTTATAGAAGAATTTCTTGTTTTACGGTGCTATTTTTTTAAGGGTACCATTTGTTCCGAGAGGCGAGTCTGTGCTAAGTATCTTCTATGTTCTACTTTGGATATCGTTGAGTTCTGGTCGATAGTGTTCCATTTCATTCATCAGTATCCTTGCTTTGTTCATGTCCATGAATTTGCCGAGTTAGAGATTGTGCTGAATCATGTTGAAGAGGCTCCAGGATCTCTTGACTGGCTTGCGGATAACTCTAATGCTTTGCTTTTGGCTCTAAAATTGGGCGAGGTACTTTCTGCGTACAGTTTAATATTGGGGACACTACTGCCATCCCATTTTACTCCCAGCAACTTTTTCTTTGATGATCGTCTGTCTCACTCATTTGGTGAAGACTTTGCAAAGAATTTCCCATGTCTCTATGCAATGATTATGGAGGTATCCCATCTCTCATCATCACATGATCACAAACACGGGGGGTTTGCTGTACTACTTCTCCCACTGAGGTTGCCACTTTTTTATATGCCACTTTGTTTGTCTTACAATGATGTTCAGTGCATGGCTACTGTGAATATCCTTGTTATGATATTCAAAGCCCTTGGCATGATTGTGCTTGTTGCTTCGGTGTTAGTGGCCCGAGATGTTGCTTCCCAAAGTGATAATTCATCTCATGAAAGTCAAAATGATGCTCCTGCTATTGCTACCTTGCTGACCTTTGCAGCTTGTGTTCCTTCGGCGAGCTGTTCTCTTTACTCCCCTACTTACACTATGACACCTCTCCAATTTGGCTTGGCGGCAAATGTTGTTGGTGATAATACTTTGGTTACTCACATACACATTCCAGTAGTCATGCCACCAAATGCAGTGCTCTTGATTGTCGTTTTCTGGGCAGTCTTACACTCGCTGACAATGAAATTTGTGATTTTGAGCCATCGTCTGCCTATTTCATATAACAAAGCCTTGGAAGTCCCTTCTAATTCGCCACATGCGTGTCATAGGCAGTCAGCTATCTCTCATGCGTGTGATCAGCCCTTGCCTGACGTCCCTCCTGCTAAAGTAGCAAGTAATCTCTCATATCTTGCAGATACCAATGAATCTTCACTGGTTGTGCTCGAGCATGCAGTTACTTTGTTTAACCAGGCCTTCACATTACCCCCTGCTGGTTCCAACTTCTCAAACTTGAGGACAAGCTTGTTTTCAAGGGGGGAGGACTTGTTAGGACCAATATTCTATAACCTTATGTTAGTTGGGCTAGTGTGTTAG